One part of the Theropithecus gelada isolate Dixy chromosome 5, Tgel_1.0, whole genome shotgun sequence genome encodes these proteins:
- the MTNR1A gene encoding melatonin receptor type 1A gives MPGNGSALPNASQPGPGGDGARPQPSWLASALACVLIFTIVVDVLGNLLVILSVYRNKKLRNAGNIFVVSLAVADLVVAVYPYPLVLTSIFNNGWNLGYLHCQISGFLMGLSVIGSIFNITGIAINRYCYICHSLKYDKLYSSKNSFCYVLLIWLLTLVAVLPNLRAGTLQYDPRIYSCTFAQSVSSAYTIAVVVFHFLVPMIIVIFCYLRIWILVLQVRQRVKPDRKPRLKPQDFRNFVTMFVVFVLFAICWAPLNFIGLAVASDPASMVPRIPEWLFVASYYMAYFNSCLNAIIYGLLNQNFRKEYRRIIVSLCTARMFFVDSSNDVADRVKCKPSPLTTKNNLVKVDSV, from the exons ATGCCGGGCAACGGCAGCGCGCTGCCCAACGCCTCGCAGCCCGGGCCCGGCGGGGACGGCGCGCGGCCGCAGCCCTCGTGGCTGGCATCGGCGCTGGCCTGCGTCCTCATCTTCACCATCGTGGTGGACGTCCTGGGCAACCTGCTGGTCATCCTGTCGGTGTATCGGAACAAGAAGCTCCGGAACGCAG GAAACATCTTTGTGGTGAGCTTAGCGGTGGCAGACCTGGTGGTGGCTGTTTATCCGTACCCGTTGGTGCTGACGTCGATATTTAACAATGGGTGGAACCTGGGGTATCTGCACTGCCAAATCAGTGGGTTCCTGATGGGCCTGAGCGTCATCGGCTCGATATTCAACATCACCGGCATTGCCATCAACCGCTACTGCTACATCTGCCACAGTCTCAAGTACGACAAACTGTACAGCAGCAAGAACTCCTTCTGCTACGTGCTCCTCATATGGCTCCTGACGCTGGTGGCTGTCCTGCCCAACCTCCGTGCCGGGACTCTCCAGTACGACCCGAGGATCTACTCGTGCACCTTCGCACAGTCCGTCAGCTCTGCCTACACCATCGCTGTGGTGGTTTTCCACTTCCTCGTCCCCATGATCATTGTCATCTTCTGTTACCTGAGAATATGGATCCTGGTTCTCCAGGTCAGACAGAGGGTGAAGCCTGACCGCAAACCCAGGCTGAAACCACAGGACTTCAGGAATTTTGTCACCATgtttgtggtttttgtcctttttgcCATTTGCTGGGCTCCTCTGAACTTCATTGGCCTGGCCGTGGCTTCTGACCCCGCCAGCATGGTGCCTAGGATCCCAGAGTGGCTGTTTGTGGCGAGTTACTACATGGCCTATTTCAACAGCTGCCTCAATGCCATTATATACGGGCTACTGAACCAAAATTTCAGGAAGGAGTACAGAAGAATTATAGTCTCGCTCTGTACAGCCAGGATGTTCTTTGTGGATAGCTCTAACGACGTGGCCGATAGGGTTAAATGCAAACCGTCTCCACTGACGACCAAAAACAATCTAGTAAAGGTGGACTCGGTTTAA